One genomic window of Undibacterium cyanobacteriorum includes the following:
- a CDS encoding O-antigen ligase family protein, with product MPLNPSSTFRRDLPGHILSILPVSLVFPVAWMYVGFLLFLLAFVVSGEWTQKWQRVRQHPMLLPTLLMLGISSMAMLLHGTLNTEGLNGFLHYQIYFFLLVMLAVSPGDWQQRAVHSFFLGALIAASLFFLASLKLLPETTLFRSYVIYQGNKSILLGLLLAIAAVWMLHEWKVQHNHTWWRLAAFLYVVLGLFIGSKSRTAGLLFFVLVLMLGFAGARMRRWYLLALACLAGLGAVTVYQAAQQAAPVTCLAKEMHDRYQMSGVEILENRAICTVQQVRDFGKSGNVSEDGMRLQIYHNTWELVQQSPWTGHGVSQWLPLYQEKAKGSMSEKMTTPHNDYLLYWCELGIAGVVGLLLTFVWQFRVGVQLAKQRSADAIPVYLLSLSMMFAGAFNAILRDALFGLAMLILLAIPMASFRAGQRP from the coding sequence ATGCCACTTAATCCATCGTCGACTTTCAGACGTGATTTGCCCGGCCATATTCTCAGTATTCTGCCGGTGAGTTTGGTTTTTCCAGTGGCGTGGATGTATGTGGGATTCTTATTGTTCTTGCTGGCTTTTGTCGTATCTGGCGAGTGGACTCAAAAATGGCAGCGAGTGCGTCAACACCCTATGCTGTTGCCTACGCTGCTGATGCTCGGGATCAGTTCGATGGCGATGCTGTTGCACGGTACATTAAATACCGAGGGACTGAATGGCTTTCTGCATTACCAGATTTATTTTTTCTTATTGGTGATGCTGGCGGTCAGTCCAGGTGATTGGCAGCAACGTGCTGTACATAGTTTTTTCCTTGGCGCATTGATTGCAGCCAGTTTGTTTTTTTTAGCCAGCTTAAAACTGCTTCCTGAAACAACTCTGTTCCGAAGCTATGTCATTTATCAAGGCAATAAGTCGATTTTATTAGGCCTGTTGTTGGCAATCGCAGCGGTCTGGATGCTGCATGAGTGGAAGGTTCAGCACAATCATACATGGTGGCGTTTGGCTGCATTTCTCTATGTTGTATTGGGTCTATTCATAGGTAGTAAATCACGTACAGCAGGCTTATTGTTTTTTGTACTGGTGCTGATGTTAGGGTTTGCCGGAGCGCGTATGCGTCGATGGTATTTGTTAGCTTTAGCCTGTTTGGCCGGTCTTGGTGCTGTGACGGTTTACCAAGCCGCGCAGCAAGCAGCCCCAGTTACTTGCTTAGCGAAGGAAATGCATGATCGCTATCAAATGAGCGGTGTCGAGATCCTCGAAAATCGTGCGATTTGTACCGTGCAACAAGTCAGGGATTTTGGTAAATCGGGGAATGTGAGTGAAGACGGTATGCGCTTGCAGATCTATCACAACACTTGGGAGTTAGTGCAACAATCTCCTTGGACGGGACATGGGGTTAGCCAATGGCTGCCGCTGTATCAAGAAAAAGCCAAAGGCAGCATGAGCGAAAAAATGACCACACCGCATAACGATTATCTCTTGTATTGGTGTGAGCTTGGTATCGCTGGTGTGGTCGGTTTGCTGCTGACTTTTGTGTGGCAGTTCCGCGTCGGAGTTCAGCTCGCGAAGCAACGGAGTGCGGATGCGATACCCGTGTATTTACTGAGTCTGAGTATGATGTTCGCGGGTGCTTTCAATGCGATCTTGCGTGATGCTTTGTTTGGCCTTGCCATGTTGATTTTGTTGGCGATTCCGATGGCCTCTTTTCGCGCTGGTCAGCGACCATGA